One segment of Mycobacterium spongiae DNA contains the following:
- a CDS encoding DUF3097 domain-containing protein, protein MVDRYGTDVLAGGRRRKPQSVQHTVELGMVVEDAQTGYVGAVVRVEYGRVDLEDRHGKTRGFPLGPGYLLDGQPVILTAPRRPAPDRAKRTASGSIPAPARRARAARASRIYVEGRHDAELIAQVWGDDLRVEGVVVEHLGGVDDLVRIVADFRPGPSRRLGVLVDHLVPGSKEARIAEAVRRGPGGPDALVVGHPYVDIWQAVKPQRLGLTKWPSVPRDIEWKHGVCEALGWPHADQTDISSAWRRIRSTVRNWNDLESALIGRIEELIDFVTEPAA, encoded by the coding sequence GTGGTGGATCGCTATGGAACCGATGTGCTGGCTGGGGGGCGGCGTCGGAAGCCCCAATCGGTCCAGCACACAGTCGAGCTCGGAATGGTTGTCGAGGATGCTCAAACGGGTTATGTCGGTGCCGTAGTCCGGGTGGAATACGGCCGCGTTGACCTCGAAGACCGACATGGCAAGACCCGCGGCTTTCCGCTAGGCCCCGGCTATCTCCTCGACGGACAACCGGTAATCCTCACGGCGCCGCGTCGTCCCGCGCCTGACCGAGCGAAACGAACAGCATCCGGTTCGATCCCGGCTCCGGCTAGGCGGGCTCGAGCCGCGCGCGCCAGTCGGATCTATGTTGAGGGCCGTCACGACGCCGAACTGATCGCGCAGGTCTGGGGCGACGACTTGCGAGTCGAAGGTGTCGTAGTCGAGCACCTCGGTGGCGTCGACGACCTAGTCCGGATCGTCGCCGACTTCCGCCCCGGACCCAGCCGCCGGCTAGGCGTCCTCGTGGACCACCTCGTCCCCGGATCCAAAGAAGCCCGGATTGCCGAAGCGGTGCGCCGCGGGCCAGGTGGCCCTGACGCCTTGGTTGTCGGTCATCCCTATGTCGACATATGGCAGGCAGTGAAGCCGCAGCGGCTCGGGCTGACCAAGTGGCCAAGCGTGCCTAGGGACATCGAGTGGAAGCACGGAGTTTGTGAAGCGCTCGGGTGGCCGCACGCCGACCAGACGGACATCAGCAGCGCATGGCGACGCATCCGCTCGACGGTGCGCAACTGGAACGATCTGGAGTCAGCCCTAATAGGTCGAATCGAAGAGCTCATCGACTTCGTGACAGAGCCCGCGGCCTAA
- a CDS encoding MmpS family transport accessory protein, which yields MFPASGESSRQASRCITVRSRPVRHAARHSVADSAANNISTISNTANPLHEGVRNVEDYPTAEDYVTSEIDLDDFESSSADSDGEWVWPADRRWRPLAATIGGVVAVGAIATAVIINSGDSASTKATVGAPAPRTATSASPRTTAAPTSSPKTTPRTSPTPSRTSPLSPETVTTLTPPSASPSPSLGPGIGAIPTPTAAVPPTPAPPGAALNPRAVVYRVTGAKQLLDLVNVVYTDEQGFPKTEFNVSLPWTKMVVLNPGVQTQSVVATSIYSRLNCSIVNAAGQPVVASASNSIITTCTR from the coding sequence ATGTTCCCCGCCTCAGGAGAGAGTTCACGGCAAGCAAGCAGGTGCATAACGGTTAGGTCTAGGCCAGTCCGACACGCCGCGCGACACTCGGTCGCGGATTCCGCCGCCAATAACATCAGCACCATCAGTAACACAGCTAACCCGCTCCACGAAGGCGTTCGGAACGTCGAGGACTACCCGACCGCCGAAGACTACGTGACCAGCGAAATCGACCTTGATGATTTCGAGTCCAGCTCGGCCGACTCGGACGGCGAGTGGGTGTGGCCGGCCGATCGCCGGTGGCGGCCGCTCGCAGCAACCATCGGCGGTGTTGTCGCCGTCGGTGCCATAGCGACCGCGGTCATCATCAATAGCGGAGACAGCGCGTCGACAAAAGCCACGGTCGGAGCCCCAGCCCCCCGAACAGCGACCTCCGCCTCGCCGCGGACGACGGCCGCGCCCACTAGCTCACCGAAGACCACGCCACGTACATCGCCCACTCCATCCCGGACATCACCACTTTCCCCGGAGACGGTCACCACCTTGACACCACCGTCCGCCAGTCCCAGCCCGAGCCTGGGGCCTGGTATCGGGGCAATCCCAACGCCAACTGCTGCGGTACCACCGACCCCTGCACCCCCGGGTGCCGCCCTCAACCCGCGCGCCGTCGTGTACCGCGTGACGGGAGCCAAACAGCTCCTCGACCTCGTGAACGTCGTCTACACCGACGAGCAGGGCTTCCCTAAAACCGAATTCAACGTGTCACTGCCATGGACAAAGATGGTGGTCTTGAACCCAGGCGTGCAGACCCAATCGGTGGTCGCGACGAGCATCTACAGTCGTCTCAATTGTTCGATCGTGAACGCCGCAGGCCAGCCGGTTGTAGCCTCGGCCAGCAACTCGATCATCACGACCTGCACGCGCTAG
- a CDS encoding ferritin-like fold-containing protein, with amino-acid sequence MTSPSSADQVADSSRPQLPAEHPGVNELFALLAYGEVAAFYRLTEEARMAPDLRGRISMATMAAAEMGHYELLRDALERRGIDVVPAMSKYASALENYHRLTMPSTWLEALVKAYVADALAADLYLEIADGLPDEVADVVRGALSETGHSQFVVSEVRAAVTTSAKQRSRLALWSRRLLGEAITQAQLVLADHDELVDLVVSGTGGLAQLASFFDRLQQTHDQRMRELGLG; translated from the coding sequence ATGACTTCGCCCTCGTCCGCTGACCAGGTGGCGGATTCGTCCAGGCCCCAGCTGCCGGCGGAGCATCCCGGCGTCAACGAACTGTTTGCCTTGCTGGCTTACGGCGAAGTCGCTGCTTTCTACCGCTTGACAGAGGAAGCACGCATGGCGCCGGATCTGCGCGGCCGGATCTCGATGGCGACTATGGCCGCCGCTGAGATGGGGCACTACGAGTTGCTGCGCGATGCGTTGGAACGTCGTGGTATCGACGTCGTGCCGGCGATGTCAAAGTACGCGTCGGCGCTCGAGAATTACCACCGGCTGACGATGCCGAGCACGTGGCTGGAAGCCCTGGTCAAGGCCTATGTCGCTGACGCCTTGGCAGCCGATTTGTATCTGGAGATCGCCGACGGGTTGCCCGACGAGGTTGCCGACGTCGTGCGGGGGGCGTTGTCGGAGACGGGGCACTCGCAGTTTGTCGTCTCCGAAGTGCGCGCGGCGGTGACTACGAGTGCCAAACAACGGAGTCGGCTGGCACTGTGGTCGCGTCGGCTGCTCGGCGAAGCAATCACTCAGGCGCAACTCGTGCTGGCCGACCACGACGAGCTGGTCGACTTGGTGGTATCCGGTACTGGTGGGCTGGCCCAGCTCGCCTCGTTCTTCGACCGCCTTCAGCAGACACACGATCAACGGATGCGCGAACTGGGTCTTGGTTAG